The following are from one region of the Tolypothrix sp. PCC 7712 genome:
- a CDS encoding LysM peptidoglycan-binding domain-containing protein, producing the protein MAKKQNEGLPTTHKVEPGDIFSDIAQAYYGNGNYQKIIDANGGIDPKLLQVGTILTIPA; encoded by the coding sequence ATGGCTAAAAAACAGAATGAAGGTCTTCCTACCACACATAAAGTTGAACCAGGTGACATTTTTTCTGATATTGCCCAAGCCTACTATGGTAATGGCAACTATCAAAAAATTATCGATGCTAATGGCGGTATCGACCCCAAACTTTTACAAGTTGGCACAATACTTACAA